From the Shewanella amazonensis SB2B genome, one window contains:
- a CDS encoding response regulator transcription factor — protein sequence MKILLVEDNTDIAASLAEELSDNDWDFAINGLQGFRLAQTHHYDLILLDLNLPGMDGLVLCSRLREAGVNTPIIILTARDTREDLLAGLSAGADDYLVKPFDLDELRLRIGAVVRRCSGQGFSQALTYKDIKLDLRSHKVFRSGVELLLPPVCFALLTCLMRHPGKLLGREELERVLWPEGPPDDDILRKHIYLLRQKLDKPFPEKRIHTQARKGYRLL from the coding sequence GTGAAAATTCTGCTGGTTGAAGACAACACGGACATAGCCGCATCTCTGGCTGAAGAGTTATCAGATAACGATTGGGACTTTGCTATCAATGGCTTGCAGGGATTCCGATTGGCTCAGACGCACCATTATGATTTGATTTTGCTGGATCTTAATCTGCCCGGGATGGATGGTCTGGTGCTGTGCAGTCGCCTGCGCGAGGCCGGGGTCAATACCCCCATCATCATACTGACGGCCCGGGATACCCGTGAAGACCTGCTTGCCGGGCTCAGCGCCGGCGCTGATGATTACCTGGTTAAGCCCTTCGATTTGGATGAACTGCGCTTACGCATCGGCGCCGTGGTGCGCCGCTGCTCGGGTCAGGGCTTTTCCCAAGCCTTAACCTATAAAGACATAAAGCTGGATTTGCGCAGCCACAAGGTCTTCAGGTCTGGTGTAGAGCTGCTGTTGCCCCCGGTGTGTTTTGCATTGCTCACCTGCCTGATGCGCCATCCGGGCAAGTTACTTGGCCGCGAAGAGCTGGAACGTGTGCTCTGGCCAGAGGGGCCGCCTGATGACGATATTCTGCGCAAACACATTTACCTGCTCAGGCAAAAACTCGACAAACCCTTTCCCGAGAAACGCATCCATACCCAGGCCCGCAAAGGATATCGTTTGTTGTGA
- a CDS encoding sensor histidine kinase, which produces MNPGIEQKINRSFMIGAAVLLGCYALLIEFGIHALENHLSGAFLQTVAPQLVDAYEHGALSSPDEAQIQVLPSLPAELAAQLPSREPGLYNLRHPNIDFEFNVLVVDRDGRLLYLVQRPDLFELEGWQDFLLDTLLIGGGASLLLFSSLYIRSTARRIGKPFDSLARHLDADARALEPITLKDDTREYVALVNALNQSHARVKEALAREKKFTHYVSHEFRTPLTVLKLALSKMGDAEAPAMQRAMRAVWEMENLTGVLLLLARRTEQDDGHCLLDEALLAPLLERLAIRRKSSAAEFSMHVSPCQLPAHPLLLGCLIENLLANAFIHSVGARVYLRTDASGIQISNLGGEAIEHGESHGIGLILVEDICKRYGWHFSMVVAPEGVVAQVVFNQSMMNEDTSLT; this is translated from the coding sequence GTGAATCCCGGTATTGAGCAGAAGATCAATCGCAGTTTTATGATTGGCGCAGCGGTGCTCCTTGGCTGTTACGCGCTCTTGATTGAATTCGGCATTCATGCGCTCGAAAACCACCTCAGTGGCGCTTTTCTGCAAACCGTGGCTCCCCAGCTGGTGGATGCCTACGAACATGGAGCTCTGTCATCCCCGGATGAGGCTCAAATTCAGGTGTTGCCATCGTTACCGGCAGAGCTGGCTGCCCAGCTGCCGTCCCGGGAACCCGGACTCTACAATCTACGTCACCCCAATATTGATTTTGAATTCAACGTCTTGGTTGTTGACCGTGACGGCAGACTCTTGTATCTGGTGCAGCGCCCCGATCTGTTTGAGCTGGAAGGCTGGCAGGACTTTTTGCTGGATACCTTGCTGATAGGTGGCGGCGCCAGCTTACTGCTGTTTTCAAGCCTGTATATCCGCAGCACGGCGAGGCGTATCGGTAAGCCCTTCGATTCCCTTGCCCGTCACTTGGACGCCGATGCCCGGGCGCTGGAACCCATCACGCTGAAAGATGACACCCGGGAATATGTGGCCCTGGTGAATGCCCTCAATCAAAGCCACGCCCGGGTGAAGGAAGCGTTGGCCAGAGAAAAGAAGTTTACCCATTACGTGAGCCATGAGTTTCGCACACCCTTGACCGTCCTTAAGCTGGCACTGAGCAAAATGGGAGACGCAGAGGCGCCAGCCATGCAGCGGGCGATGCGTGCTGTGTGGGAAATGGAAAATCTCACTGGTGTCCTTCTGCTGCTTGCGCGCCGAACCGAACAGGATGATGGTCATTGTCTGCTTGATGAGGCCTTGCTGGCCCCTTTACTTGAGCGGCTGGCTATCCGCAGGAAGAGCAGCGCCGCAGAGTTTTCCATGCATGTTAGCCCTTGCCAGCTGCCGGCACACCCGCTTTTGCTCGGTTGCCTGATTGAAAACCTGCTGGCCAATGCCTTTATCCACAGTGTGGGCGCCCGTGTGTATTTACGCACCGATGCCAGTGGTATTCAAATCTCCAACCTCGGCGGGGAGGCCATAGAGCATGGTGAGAGCCACGGTATCGGTCTCATTCTGGTGGAAGATATTTGCAAGCGTTATGGCTGGCACTTTTCCATGGTTGTGGCACCCGAGGGTGTGGTAGCCCAGGTTGTGTTCAACCAAAGTATGATGAATGAGGACACTTCATTGACATAA
- a CDS encoding phosphatase PAP2 family protein, which translates to MKLGNTDISGAQAVFLALGSLAIFFSQVPSASQQLFLFINQAGRLVPDTPLALVTDWGNGIAAACIWLTILCFRPSIFWKSLTAIAVAALLINALKQGFDVMRPAAVLEHIRIVGAMRLNHSFPSAHTGTVFVIAGMAWTLCRRTDIKTLILLLALMVGLSRITNGAHWPLDVVMGAWLGWGSARLAAHWVPECQLSSKHILLIMSIFYGIVLVSALQARVPFPNLPLVGIQLNLLLLLPLAGLARLYRQMRAQQSASESKVSLAG; encoded by the coding sequence ATGAAGCTGGGTAACACTGATATTTCCGGGGCGCAGGCCGTTTTTTTGGCCTTGGGTTCGTTGGCCATTTTTTTCAGTCAGGTGCCTTCGGCCAGCCAGCAGTTGTTTCTCTTTATTAATCAGGCGGGAAGGCTTGTGCCCGACACCCCGTTGGCCCTTGTCACAGATTGGGGGAATGGCATTGCTGCGGCCTGTATCTGGTTGACTATCCTATGTTTTCGCCCATCCATTTTCTGGAAATCTCTTACCGCTATCGCGGTTGCGGCCTTGTTGATCAATGCCCTGAAGCAAGGCTTTGATGTGATGCGCCCTGCCGCAGTACTGGAGCATATCCGCATTGTCGGCGCGATGCGCCTCAACCACAGTTTCCCATCGGCCCACACGGGCACAGTGTTTGTCATTGCGGGCATGGCCTGGACTCTCTGCCGTCGCACTGATATCAAGACACTGATTTTATTGTTAGCCCTGATGGTAGGCCTAAGCCGCATCACCAATGGCGCGCATTGGCCACTGGATGTGGTGATGGGCGCCTGGCTTGGATGGGGTTCTGCCCGACTTGCGGCCCATTGGGTTCCCGAGTGCCAGCTGAGTTCAAAGCATATACTGCTGATAATGAGCATTTTTTACGGCATTGTATTGGTCTCGGCTCTGCAAGCCCGCGTACCATTCCCGAACCTGCCGCTGGTGGGCATCCAGCTGAACCTGCTGTTGCTATTGCCCCTGGCTGGGCTTGCACGACTCTATCGGCAAATGCGTGCCCAACAGTCCGCCAGCGAGAGCAAGGTTTCCCTCGCCGGTTGA